One part of the Oligoflexus sp. genome encodes these proteins:
- the feoB gene encoding ferrous iron transporter B — protein MMTQNAPTLALVGSPNCGKTALFNALTGLNHKVANYPGVTVDWAEAFSRKNFGAPLKILDLPGTYSLNPQSDDELLTRQIIRREGQYPVQADVLLCVADVNNLSLHLRLVMEVIALGQPMVLAISMIDQAEKMGTMPDLKGLEKALGIPVRAVSALKNRGLQELMDTIHEVHAKDRRPQTLPLPQDPASRLRFLDKLLQKVQPNARKRGTGWTDRIDRWLLHPFFGPVILMLVFLLVFQAIFSWAGLPQDWIEGAMASFGGLIGDQLPDGLLKSLLVDGIISGVGAVVVFLPQILILFFFLLVLEDSGYMARAAFVLDRLMRGVGLNGRSVLPLVSGFACAIPSIMSTRIMGSRRERWVTILITPLMTCSARLPVYTLLIGAFIPERMIFGFLNLQGFVLFSLYIGGLASALLVAWIIKKFGWVGGPSSFVMELPSYRFPSSLNVVRGLYDRGLAFLTRAGTFIMAVVIILWFLSTFPMAPEGATLPSIHYSFAGKLGQWLEPVFAPLGWNWKIVVALIPGFAAREVLVGALGMVYAIDHSLADEQQVTALTSILPHELTLAAAVALLVWYIFAPQCFATFAVMQKETRSWRMTAAGFVYLLALAYLFAWVAHGLTAALV, from the coding sequence ATGATGACGCAAAATGCTCCAACTCTCGCTCTCGTCGGCAGTCCCAACTGCGGAAAAACTGCTTTATTCAATGCTCTGACCGGACTCAATCACAAAGTTGCGAACTATCCGGGTGTGACCGTGGACTGGGCGGAAGCGTTCAGTCGCAAAAATTTCGGCGCGCCTTTGAAAATTCTCGATCTGCCGGGGACCTACAGTCTGAACCCGCAAAGTGATGACGAGCTTCTGACAAGGCAGATCATCCGCCGGGAAGGGCAGTACCCTGTGCAGGCGGATGTGCTTCTGTGCGTCGCCGATGTGAACAACCTGAGCCTTCATCTGCGTCTTGTGATGGAAGTGATCGCGCTCGGTCAGCCGATGGTGTTGGCTATCAGCATGATCGATCAGGCGGAAAAAATGGGAACCATGCCCGATCTTAAGGGCCTGGAAAAAGCGCTTGGAATCCCTGTGCGTGCGGTCAGTGCTTTGAAAAATCGCGGTCTGCAGGAGCTCATGGATACCATTCATGAGGTTCACGCCAAGGATAGACGCCCGCAAACTCTGCCTTTACCGCAGGATCCGGCCAGCCGCCTCCGTTTTCTGGATAAACTTTTGCAGAAGGTGCAGCCGAATGCACGCAAACGCGGAACGGGCTGGACTGATCGCATCGATCGCTGGCTTTTGCATCCCTTTTTTGGTCCTGTGATTCTGATGCTCGTGTTCCTGCTCGTCTTCCAGGCGATTTTCTCATGGGCGGGCCTGCCTCAGGATTGGATTGAAGGCGCGATGGCAAGCTTTGGGGGATTGATCGGCGATCAGCTGCCGGATGGACTTTTGAAGAGTCTGCTCGTTGATGGCATTATCAGTGGCGTCGGGGCCGTGGTCGTATTCCTGCCCCAGATTCTGATACTCTTTTTCTTCCTGCTCGTACTGGAGGATTCGGGTTACATGGCGCGTGCTGCGTTTGTGCTCGATCGACTGATGCGAGGCGTGGGATTGAATGGCCGTTCGGTACTGCCGCTTGTTTCCGGTTTTGCCTGTGCGATTCCCAGCATCATGTCGACCCGCATCATGGGCAGTCGCCGCGAACGTTGGGTGACAATTTTGATCACGCCGCTGATGACCTGCTCGGCGCGTCTTCCCGTTTATACGCTTCTGATCGGAGCTTTCATTCCCGAGCGCATGATCTTCGGCTTTTTGAATCTGCAGGGTTTTGTGCTCTTTTCGCTTTATATCGGCGGCCTCGCATCCGCATTGCTGGTCGCGTGGATTATCAAAAAATTCGGTTGGGTCGGAGGTCCAAGCAGTTTTGTGATGGAATTGCCGAGCTATCGTTTTCCCAGCAGCCTCAATGTGGTGCGGGGACTTTATGATCGCGGTCTCGCTTTTCTGACCAGAGCGGGAACTTTCATCATGGCCGTTGTCATCATCCTTTGGTTCCTTTCCACTTTCCCCATGGCTCCCGAAGGTGCGACGCTCCCGAGCATCCACTATTCCTTCGCAGGAAAACTAGGGCAGTGGCTGGAGCCGGTGTTTGCTCCGCTGGGTTGGAACTGGAAAATCGTGGTGGCCTTGATCCCCGGCTTTGCCGCACGTGAGGTCCTGGTCGGGGCGCTCGGCATGGTCTATGCGATCGATCATTCCCTGGCCGATGAACAGCAGGTGACGGCCTTAACGTCGATCCTGCCGCATGAATTGACTCTTGCCGCTGCGGTGGCGCTTTTGGTTTGGTATATATTCGCACCGCAGTGCTTTGCAACGTTTGCTGTGATGCAAAAAGAAACTCGATCCTGGCGGATGACTGCTGCAGGATTTGTTTATCTTCTGGCACTGGCCTATCTCTTTGCGTGGGTGGCCCACGGATTGACAGCGGCACTGGTCTGA
- a CDS encoding ImmA/IrrE family metallo-endopeptidase, with protein MKKVEANRYPHSATLFRFCKEALEIRYDGNVKVIDQDVGAILGYDPADCSHWKKGKKNIRSLSTLRSIADHLNVDESLLIDITSGKVSLDEAVFEFRGYGQFTLSGKPLESLKKEYFKNPGKWQSSGQTSAFEEVFDIQRYAVVRLAEEIIRNGGFTEAPIYIPEILRMFPAIQLATKVEQEEPFTVRQEGEGRELKTVIISRESETRPYIRFIAAKTLFKHLVASQYAGTEAFASSPAEILDIQSNIFAGALLIPGEMLRREVDRIDTSFDLLRQLADMFWVSRSLMNQRLRDFLEFHN; from the coding sequence ATGAAGAAGGTGGAAGCAAACCGTTACCCCCATTCGGCAACCTTGTTCAGGTTCTGCAAAGAAGCCCTGGAAATCCGCTATGACGGGAACGTCAAGGTCATAGACCAGGACGTAGGGGCCATCCTCGGCTATGATCCTGCCGACTGCAGCCACTGGAAAAAGGGCAAGAAGAATATCCGCTCGCTGAGCACCCTGCGCAGCATCGCCGATCACCTGAACGTCGACGAATCCCTTCTGATCGACATCACCTCGGGCAAGGTCTCGCTCGATGAAGCGGTCTTTGAATTCCGCGGCTATGGCCAGTTCACGCTGAGCGGCAAGCCTTTGGAGAGCCTGAAGAAGGAATACTTCAAAAACCCCGGCAAGTGGCAGTCCTCGGGTCAGACCTCGGCCTTCGAAGAAGTCTTCGACATTCAAAGATACGCGGTTGTCCGACTGGCGGAAGAGATCATTCGCAACGGTGGCTTTACCGAAGCTCCTATATATATACCTGAGATCCTCCGCATGTTCCCTGCGATCCAGCTGGCCACCAAGGTCGAGCAGGAAGAGCCTTTCACCGTTCGTCAGGAAGGCGAAGGCCGCGAGCTGAAAACCGTGATCATCAGCCGCGAATCGGAAACCCGTCCCTACATTCGCTTCATAGCCGCGAAGACCCTCTTCAAACACCTCGTCGCCAGCCAGTACGCGGGCACCGAGGCGTTCGCGAGCAGCCCCGCTGAAATCCTGGATATCCAGTCGAATATCTTCGCCGGAGCGCTTTTGATCCCTGGCGAGATGCTGCGCCGTGAAGTGGACCGCATCGATACCTCGTTCGATCTTCTGCGGCAGCTGGCGGATATGTTCTGGGTGTCCCGCTCGCTCATGAATCAGCGCCTGCGCGATTTCCTGGAATTCCATAATTAA
- a CDS encoding FeoB-associated Cys-rich membrane protein, with translation MQPWDYLVFVPVFGAGYYLWQRRKKKTSCGACSACPSSKGCGSKGDRNARGA, from the coding sequence ATGCAGCCTTGGGATTATCTCGTGTTCGTGCCGGTTTTTGGAGCCGGTTATTATCTGTGGCAGAGACGGAAGAAGAAGACGTCCTGCGGTGCGTGCTCGGCTTGTCCGAGTTCGAAGGGATGCGGGAGCAAGGGTGACCGGAATGCCCGCGGGGCTTGA
- the rsmD gene encoding 16S rRNA (guanine(966)-N(2))-methyltransferase RsmD translates to MSLRLSTGFCQGMRLENPSSVTRPTASRVRSAIWNTLQMRLQDARVLDICAGSGAVGIEALSRGASRATFIEQDRAALKALERNLVEVERRAKNQSLRIGIQVLGKPAEEALAKCETGAFDILWIDPPFAVISELLPKLVSELDRVAHEESVLVVESDSADLEKIPALLNPTGQGTWHLQKQKAYGKIGVSFFSKRKNEA, encoded by the coding sequence ATGAGTCTTCGCCTCAGCACTGGATTTTGTCAGGGCATGCGTCTTGAAAATCCTTCATCGGTGACTCGTCCGACAGCCAGTCGGGTGAGAAGCGCCATTTGGAATACCTTGCAGATGCGGCTCCAGGATGCGCGCGTTCTGGATATCTGTGCCGGTTCGGGAGCCGTCGGTATCGAGGCGCTCAGTCGCGGGGCCAGCCGGGCGACTTTTATTGAACAGGATCGGGCCGCGCTCAAGGCGCTGGAACGCAATTTGGTGGAAGTGGAAAGGCGCGCGAAGAACCAGAGTCTTCGCATCGGGATCCAGGTCCTTGGCAAGCCCGCAGAAGAGGCGCTTGCGAAGTGCGAGACCGGGGCTTTTGATATCCTTTGGATCGACCCGCCCTTTGCCGTCATCTCTGAGCTTTTGCCCAAGCTCGTGTCCGAGTTGGATCGCGTCGCGCACGAAGAGAGCGTCCTGGTCGTGGAAAGCGATAGCGCCGACCTTGAAAAAATTCCCGCCCTCTTAAACCCCACTGGGCAAGGAACGTGGCATCTTCAGAAGCAGAAAGCCTATGGTAAAATTGGGGTGAGCTTCTTTAGCAAAAGAAAGAACGAGGCATGA
- a CDS encoding FeoA family protein: MTLGELRKGQKAQVIRAPKSQGLGERLLEFGFVEGATLEVLAEAPFGGDPILVMIHGTRVAVRRDDASGIQVSLLQP, translated from the coding sequence ATGACCCTCGGAGAACTTAGAAAAGGCCAGAAAGCTCAAGTGATACGCGCTCCCAAGTCACAAGGACTAGGTGAGCGCCTGCTTGAATTTGGCTTTGTCGAGGGGGCTACGCTGGAAGTATTGGCAGAGGCTCCTTTTGGAGGCGACCCCATTCTGGTCATGATCCACGGAACGAGAGTAGCGGTTCGGCGTGACGATGCGAGTGGCATCCAGGTTTCACTCCTTCAACCCTAA
- the coaD gene encoding pantetheine-phosphate adenylyltransferase, protein MKTSSKVAIFPGSFDPFTIGHQQIVEQSLDLFDEVIIAIGQSATKVPLLSTELRLEALLETFASSKRVKAEAFSGLVVDFAHKKGARFLIRGLRNETDLAFELPMAHTNRCLAADIQTVFLPTSPERAFISSTLVREIAKHRGDFTPFVPEAFARRMKAANP, encoded by the coding sequence ATGAAAACATCCAGCAAAGTCGCCATTTTTCCGGGGAGCTTTGATCCCTTCACCATCGGTCATCAGCAGATCGTCGAGCAGTCGCTCGATCTCTTTGATGAGGTGATCATTGCCATAGGCCAGAGCGCGACCAAGGTTCCGCTGCTCAGCACCGAGCTGCGCCTCGAAGCTTTGCTGGAGACTTTTGCCTCGAGCAAGCGGGTCAAGGCCGAGGCCTTTTCCGGACTGGTTGTCGACTTCGCGCATAAAAAAGGGGCACGTTTTCTGATTCGTGGCCTGCGCAATGAAACCGACCTGGCGTTCGAGCTGCCGATGGCCCACACCAACCGCTGTCTGGCCGCTGATATTCAAACGGTCTTTCTGCCCACGTCCCCGGAACGGGCCTTTATCTCGTCCACTTTGGTACGCGAAATCGCCAAGCATCGCGGTGATTTCACACCGTTCGTGCCCGAAGCCTTCGCGCGTCGCATGAAAGCGGCCAACCCCTGA
- a CDS encoding type I polyketide synthase: MQQPMKSPEQDIAIVALDGYFPGADGPQALWELLKNGRTSVGPVPADRWDKDRPLDPVWNVPGFGAFLDKVRDFDPLFFGISAREAAELDPQQRLLLEVVYRMLENAGVDFRQQRWLKTGVYVGSVWHDYELLRKNQAASTTRHSAVGQADDVLSSRLSYYFGFQGPSLTVHTGCSASLVALHLACEALRSGTIEQALVGGVNLILTPDVSVGLTAFGGLSAEGRCKAFDESADGFVRGEGVAALWLMPRAKAEAEGWPIQAIVAASAVNNDGGGDSFVSPNVLAQAQLLRNVYAAAGMSIDDIDYVETHGTGTKKGDPVEAAALGRIFHGRKNPLPIGSIKTNIGHLEGASGLAGVFKACLIAQHREIPPSLHFRKGNPQIKFKEWNLDVVTDPRPLDKESEVVVGVNSFGWGGTNAHVVIKAAKSSSLKEITPAESTNYLFPISAPQSESLSRRFEDLRRCLEEKPQSLADMSYTLAKRTPQFIVRQLIRATDHDDLMTQLATGAEAAHTGLTNKPVIAFVFPGQGSQWLGMCKELVKTDPAFRDAIESFDRGLQGLVSWKVSEILSDIESQGWLSDISVIQPLLSAVMIGLAASWKAQGVTPHYVVGHSMGEVAAAATAGILSIEEAARLICIRSNLLMQKRGQGLMLLVDLGSKEAEAYIAAYAERVAIAVVNGPRTVVLSGEAQAIEELQALFESSEIYCKLIRVDIASHSPQMDSLLDSLAESLGPIARQDSSIQMLSTVYGDVVSASELDTQYWLKNLRESVRYYEAIDNLLQKYGVTHFVEISPHPVLKQSTVDAIALSDRKAVALETLRRDQDSQKTLVQSFQDAWTEGLPISWTGLVADANFVKLPAQAWDKKAYWIEGGQASLRDDAKGSLHPIVNRFRVLADGSHKKVSHFYLSLEQQPFLREHQVDKAKIAPLTLSLELFLAAALYENIQDDQDELVIRSINLPGALLLQDGNPVPCQMLLTAKGQKRFELSLFSGESSDDVTWSLQAKAQLLAEPRTFLPRIEAASLTAMLSTDDVVNADTHYEMMQAHGYYYGKNFQLLHRLRLDARGAWACVQQASKARQRSQSYRLCPMTLDACLQAGLHALLVRNPGKKALPVGIEELRVHRRLPSTLYAHVVIREENDGLALLDARLYDEEGECYVSLIGLQFRLTAGQNAHGYVPISASWVEQPLSDSVSISGRVLLLSKSPEAAQLLIGQLPSQSEVSWEVGEPGNEDISYADYERVILDLREEGTDHELVLRILPMLQRLYRTAPNISLLVLTEGTQQLGEETVTQPLLAGAWGFLRALRYEWTSAQFKLIDFDCSSREADRSLPYSEILSLDADEEVAWRGKQRFVRRLGRSRDKSLYEQPMLEAQTNKAFRHVLPRPGQFENFGAETQTPSCLGSGEVEVAVEYVGLNFVDALAAMGSTFNVGQRNELKLGGELSGVITRVGPECAGYEPGTPVIATHFGCLASHIKVPITLLRPRPEGLAAREAAAISLAYMTAWYALVKRIKTQPGQTILIHAASGGLGLATLEVARMLGLKILATAGSETKRQYLIERGVEAVFSSREGQFAEGVLAYTKGRGVDIVVNSLAGEWQELSLDITAPDGHFLELGKSDIYAERELNLRRFKKAISFHAIDLAGYQARDPEGFGRLLQEVLEQLQSGQLNPLPVHEFAIDDLEQALRRFSHPEHIGKIVLNMQGQPSRMWRAPFAQGLAHAESTYLITGGLGGLGWAMVQTLVRLGAKHLILISRSADKRQEEIAALREQGISLGVWALDVSDYAALEARYLLEKDMWPPVKAIFHAAGVLDDAMLENIKAEQFYRIWAPKVQGAWNLHTLAERHAWDLDAFVLYSSAAALLGLPGQGLYCAANAALDALSMMRRSQGKAATAVNFPVVADVGLAAIDEQRGQRLISQGMQALSAEQVSADLIAALQQHPVLLSLCSLKIDQWLASYPFLKKSPMWSALLASGESNQDEVGGLRQTLAGLQPEARTEACRQTLRRMLSQVMRVDEASLSHELPFMQMGLDSMMSLELRNRLEEAFETNLSPTILWTYPSINQLLPALLARIGLAHEAAESLQQPGADATDAAANVDVAEELANLLADL; this comes from the coding sequence ATGCAGCAGCCAATGAAATCGCCCGAGCAGGATATAGCAATTGTCGCCCTGGATGGATACTTTCCCGGAGCGGATGGACCTCAGGCTTTATGGGAGCTCTTAAAGAATGGACGAACATCCGTGGGACCGGTTCCTGCCGATCGTTGGGATAAGGACCGTCCCCTGGATCCGGTCTGGAATGTTCCTGGATTCGGCGCATTTCTTGATAAGGTTCGGGATTTTGATCCACTGTTCTTCGGCATTTCAGCTCGCGAAGCCGCTGAGCTTGATCCGCAGCAGCGGCTCCTCCTCGAAGTTGTCTACAGAATGTTGGAAAATGCTGGCGTTGATTTTAGGCAGCAGCGTTGGCTCAAGACCGGCGTGTATGTTGGCTCAGTCTGGCACGATTATGAACTGCTCCGTAAGAACCAGGCAGCTTCAACGACGCGACATAGTGCGGTGGGACAGGCTGATGATGTTCTTTCATCCCGGCTTTCCTATTACTTTGGCTTTCAGGGACCATCCCTGACTGTGCATACGGGTTGCTCGGCGTCGCTGGTTGCCTTGCATCTCGCCTGTGAGGCTTTGCGCTCCGGAACCATTGAACAGGCTTTAGTTGGAGGCGTAAACCTTATTCTCACCCCTGACGTTTCGGTAGGTCTTACTGCATTCGGAGGCCTTTCCGCAGAAGGTCGTTGCAAGGCCTTCGATGAATCCGCCGATGGCTTTGTGCGTGGTGAAGGTGTGGCTGCACTCTGGCTTATGCCAAGGGCAAAAGCAGAAGCTGAAGGCTGGCCCATTCAGGCTATCGTTGCCGCAAGTGCTGTGAACAACGATGGGGGAGGTGATAGTTTTGTTTCTCCCAATGTTTTGGCCCAAGCGCAGCTTCTTCGCAATGTGTATGCAGCGGCTGGAATGTCGATTGATGACATTGATTATGTGGAAACACACGGCACAGGCACCAAGAAAGGTGACCCGGTTGAAGCTGCAGCACTGGGTCGAATTTTTCACGGCCGTAAAAATCCACTGCCGATCGGCTCGATCAAGACGAATATTGGACATTTGGAAGGGGCCTCTGGTTTGGCCGGTGTTTTCAAGGCTTGTCTGATTGCTCAGCATCGTGAGATTCCGCCTAGCCTTCACTTTAGAAAAGGCAACCCGCAGATCAAATTCAAAGAGTGGAACCTGGACGTTGTCACCGACCCGCGCCCTCTGGATAAAGAGAGCGAAGTCGTTGTCGGAGTCAACTCCTTTGGTTGGGGAGGCACCAATGCTCATGTCGTTATTAAAGCTGCCAAGTCGAGTTCTCTGAAGGAGATCACGCCAGCGGAAAGCACCAACTATCTTTTTCCTATCTCGGCTCCGCAGAGTGAATCCCTGAGCAGGCGTTTCGAGGATCTTCGCCGTTGCCTGGAGGAGAAACCGCAGAGCCTTGCAGACATGAGTTACACACTGGCGAAGCGCACGCCTCAATTCATCGTCCGTCAGCTGATCCGGGCCACTGATCACGATGATCTCATGACTCAACTGGCGACTGGGGCTGAGGCCGCTCATACGGGTCTTACGAATAAGCCTGTCATTGCCTTTGTATTTCCGGGACAAGGCTCGCAGTGGCTGGGCATGTGCAAAGAACTCGTGAAAACTGACCCGGCCTTCCGGGATGCCATCGAAAGCTTTGACCGGGGACTGCAAGGCCTTGTGTCCTGGAAAGTTTCTGAGATCCTGAGCGACATAGAGTCGCAGGGCTGGCTTAGCGACATTTCTGTTATCCAACCCCTGCTGAGCGCTGTGATGATCGGTCTCGCGGCTTCGTGGAAAGCGCAAGGCGTTACGCCTCACTATGTCGTTGGACACAGCATGGGCGAAGTTGCGGCTGCTGCTACAGCAGGCATTCTGTCCATTGAAGAAGCGGCCCGCTTGATTTGTATTCGATCGAACCTTCTGATGCAAAAGCGTGGGCAAGGTTTGATGCTGCTGGTGGATCTCGGCAGTAAGGAGGCAGAAGCCTATATAGCTGCGTATGCAGAACGCGTAGCCATTGCCGTAGTAAACGGTCCTCGCACTGTGGTTCTTTCGGGAGAGGCGCAGGCCATCGAGGAGCTTCAGGCTCTATTCGAGAGTTCCGAAATCTACTGCAAACTCATTCGAGTCGATATCGCCTCGCATAGCCCTCAGATGGACAGTCTGCTCGATTCTTTGGCCGAAAGCCTGGGACCGATCGCCCGACAGGACAGCAGTATCCAGATGCTGTCCACTGTCTATGGTGATGTGGTTAGCGCCAGTGAACTCGACACGCAGTACTGGCTAAAAAACCTGCGGGAATCTGTTCGGTATTATGAAGCGATTGATAATCTCCTTCAAAAATATGGCGTCACTCATTTTGTGGAAATCTCGCCTCATCCCGTGCTGAAGCAATCCACGGTCGATGCCATTGCCTTGAGCGATCGCAAAGCGGTCGCACTGGAGACCCTCCGTCGTGACCAGGACAGCCAAAAGACGCTGGTCCAATCCTTTCAGGATGCCTGGACAGAAGGCTTGCCTATCAGCTGGACAGGTTTGGTGGCAGACGCAAACTTTGTGAAACTCCCAGCACAAGCCTGGGATAAGAAAGCTTACTGGATTGAAGGCGGACAGGCCTCGTTGCGTGACGACGCCAAGGGAAGTCTGCATCCTATCGTCAATCGCTTCCGGGTGCTTGCGGATGGCTCGCATAAAAAAGTCTCTCATTTTTACTTAAGTTTGGAGCAGCAGCCTTTCCTGCGGGAACATCAGGTTGACAAGGCGAAGATCGCACCGCTAACCCTGAGTCTGGAACTGTTTCTGGCTGCAGCTCTCTATGAAAACATACAGGATGATCAGGACGAGCTCGTCATCCGCTCCATAAATCTTCCAGGTGCCTTGCTTTTGCAGGATGGAAACCCTGTTCCTTGTCAAATGCTCCTGACAGCCAAGGGACAGAAACGCTTTGAGCTGAGTCTTTTCTCTGGCGAGAGCTCGGATGACGTTACATGGAGTCTGCAGGCCAAGGCCCAACTCTTGGCCGAACCCAGGACCTTTTTACCCAGAATTGAAGCTGCTTCACTCACGGCCATGCTCAGCACAGACGATGTCGTGAATGCCGATACCCACTATGAAATGATGCAGGCGCATGGCTATTATTACGGGAAAAACTTCCAGCTCCTCCATCGCCTTCGATTGGATGCACGTGGTGCCTGGGCCTGTGTCCAGCAAGCAAGCAAAGCCCGGCAGCGTTCCCAATCCTATCGCCTGTGCCCCATGACGCTGGACGCCTGTCTTCAAGCAGGGCTTCACGCTCTTTTGGTGCGTAATCCAGGTAAAAAGGCTTTGCCAGTCGGTATTGAAGAGCTTCGCGTGCATCGACGTCTTCCTTCCACTCTCTATGCGCATGTTGTGATCAGAGAAGAGAACGATGGACTTGCCCTGCTGGATGCCAGGCTTTATGACGAAGAGGGCGAATGCTACGTAAGCCTTATTGGGCTTCAATTTCGCTTGACTGCAGGGCAAAACGCCCATGGCTATGTGCCCATATCTGCCAGTTGGGTGGAACAGCCCCTGTCGGATTCTGTCAGCATCAGCGGCCGAGTCCTGCTCCTTTCAAAATCGCCTGAGGCCGCACAGCTGCTGATAGGACAACTGCCTTCGCAATCTGAGGTGAGCTGGGAAGTCGGCGAACCCGGAAACGAGGACATCAGCTATGCTGACTATGAGCGGGTCATCCTGGATCTCCGGGAAGAAGGAACCGATCATGAGCTGGTCCTGCGGATTTTGCCGATGCTGCAGCGTCTTTATAGAACGGCACCGAATATCTCCCTGCTGGTTTTAACCGAAGGTACGCAGCAGCTCGGTGAGGAAACTGTCACCCAACCTCTGTTGGCTGGTGCCTGGGGCTTTCTTCGCGCTTTGCGTTATGAATGGACCAGTGCACAGTTCAAGCTGATTGACTTCGACTGCTCAAGTCGTGAGGCCGATAGGTCCCTGCCTTATTCTGAAATTCTGAGTCTTGATGCCGATGAAGAAGTCGCCTGGCGTGGCAAGCAGCGTTTTGTGCGACGTCTAGGCCGCAGCCGCGATAAGTCGCTTTACGAGCAGCCCATGCTGGAAGCCCAAACAAACAAGGCCTTTCGCCATGTTTTACCGCGCCCTGGGCAATTCGAAAACTTTGGAGCGGAGACTCAGACACCATCATGTCTCGGGTCTGGTGAAGTGGAAGTCGCGGTTGAGTATGTTGGACTGAACTTTGTTGATGCCTTGGCGGCCATGGGCTCCACATTCAATGTGGGACAAAGAAATGAATTGAAACTCGGTGGCGAGCTGAGCGGTGTTATCACTCGGGTCGGGCCTGAATGCGCAGGCTATGAACCAGGAACTCCTGTGATCGCGACCCACTTCGGCTGCCTTGCGAGCCACATCAAAGTTCCCATCACTCTGCTTCGACCACGACCGGAAGGGCTTGCAGCGCGTGAAGCCGCTGCCATAAGTCTCGCGTATATGACGGCGTGGTATGCACTGGTCAAAAGGATAAAAACCCAGCCGGGTCAGACGATTTTGATTCATGCAGCCAGCGGTGGACTGGGGCTGGCCACACTGGAAGTGGCTCGCATGCTAGGGCTTAAAATTCTGGCGACGGCTGGCAGTGAAACCAAGCGTCAGTACTTAATCGAGCGTGGTGTGGAAGCGGTGTTTTCCTCGCGCGAGGGACAATTCGCGGAAGGTGTTCTGGCCTATACGAAGGGCCGTGGTGTGGACATCGTTGTCAACAGCCTCGCGGGGGAATGGCAGGAATTAAGTCTCGATATCACAGCGCCTGATGGTCATTTCCTTGAGTTAGGCAAGAGTGATATTTACGCCGAGCGCGAGCTGAATCTGCGACGCTTCAAAAAAGCCATTTCATTCCACGCGATTGATCTGGCGGGCTATCAGGCACGTGATCCCGAAGGCTTTGGCAGGCTATTGCAAGAGGTTTTGGAGCAGCTGCAGTCGGGTCAACTCAATCCACTGCCTGTTCACGAATTTGCGATTGACGACCTGGAACAGGCCTTGCGCCGATTCTCGCATCCTGAGCATATCGGCAAAATTGTGCTGAATATGCAAGGGCAACCCTCACGTATGTGGCGGGCTCCCTTTGCTCAAGGCCTGGCTCACGCAGAATCCACTTATCTTATCACAGGCGGTTTGGGCGGATTGGGTTGGGCCATGGTGCAAACCCTGGTGCGACTCGGTGCCAAACATCTGATCCTGATATCCAGGAGCGCCGATAAACGGCAAGAGGAAATCGCAGCGTTACGTGAACAGGGTATATCCCTGGGCGTTTGGGCTTTGGATGTGAGCGATTATGCTGCTCTTGAAGCTCGCTATCTGCTGGAAAAGGATATGTGGCCACCTGTGAAGGCTATCTTTCATGCGGCAGGCGTTCTTGATGATGCCATGCTGGAGAATATAAAGGCCGAGCAGTTTTACCGTATATGGGCTCCGAAGGTTCAGGGTGCCTGGAATCTTCATACGCTGGCTGAACGCCATGCTTGGGACCTGGACGCGTTTGTCCTCTATTCTTCAGCTGCCGCTCTTCTTGGACTTCCGGGTCAGGGGCTCTACTGTGCTGCGAACGCTGCCTTGGATGCGCTGTCGATGATGCGACGGAGTCAGGGAAAAGCTGCAACAGCTGTGAATTTTCCTGTGGTGGCTGATGTGGGCCTTGCAGCCATAGATGAGCAACGCGGTCAGCGACTCATCAGTCAGGGTATGCAGGCATTGTCAGCCGAGCAAGTGAGTGCTGACCTCATCGCGGCTCTGCAGCAGCATCCTGTTCTGCTCTCACTCTGTTCTCTGAAGATCGACCAATGGCTGGCGAGTTATCCCTTTTTGAAAAAAAGCCCCATGTGGAGTGCCTTGCTGGCTAGCGGAGAGTCCAATCAAGACGAGGTGGGTGGCTTGCGTCAAACTCTGGCTGGCCTCCAGCCAGAGGCGCGTACCGAAGCCTGCCGCCAGACTCTGCGAAGAATGCTGAGCCAGGTCATGCGGGTTGATGAAGCGAGTCTCAGTCATGAGTTGCCTTTCATGCAAATGGGCCTTGATTCGATGATGAGTCTGGAGCTGCGGAATCGGCTGGAGGAGGCTTTTGAAACGAACCTTTCGCCGACCATATTGTGGACCTATCCCAGTATTAATCAGCTTCTGCCGGCTTTATTAGCCAGGATAGGCCTTGCTCATGAAGCCGCCGAGAGTTTGCAACAGCCTGGGGCTGATGCGACTGACGCTGCTGCAAATGTTGATGTTGCTGAGGAACTGGCCAATCTCCTGGCTGATCTTTAA